In Ischnura elegans chromosome 3, ioIscEleg1.1, whole genome shotgun sequence, the sequence taatttttttcaataataggatggcattgtcttatataagCGTATtatcagttcaaataaaactttcttaatcttggcatgtgacttaattatttttctttacagtTACAgaaaaggtagctcaagatatctttttcgccccccccccccctttaagtttttctgtatccgctactacGTGAAATTGATCTCTTGGAAAACATCAGCTCGCGCATGTTACAATCGCTGTTAACGGCCGTCCGTTCTGATCGGCTGAAAGGCGGAACCGTCGACGAAAATCGATGAAATAGGGAcagaaaagggatgggatttccatccttgGAGCTATAGCGGAAAATTATTGCCTGCAACTCATTTTTCCACCataattggagcgatcgctggggATATCACTCGGAAATGACATAAAAAATCATGGTGTAATTCAGGATTTAGAGCAGAGCCTATTACTCACGAGCATGAGCAAATTGGAGATGGCCAGCAGGTCTCCTTCAACTTTGACATCAGGGTACTACATTTTTTTGCATAGCCGAGGGACACAATGTTCTCCATTTTTGGTAGATCCTGAATGACAAAATGGCGGAGAAAATGGGTGTTtctcatcaaaattaaaaaaccCCATTGTAATATGGCACACCAATAAATAGCACCCAATTTTAATTAGATCTTTTTTCACCTCATTGAAATTGGTTAGTACACAAGACAAATTGCTAGCTATCATATAAACGAGAAATCAAAGTGGAAAGTGTTTACTGGCAATGAGTACTCGCGTAGTCATAAATTTCCTTTGGAGGGGGTACTCTGATGGTATGCGGGTTGcttatttgataattttctttcatttcgcaAGCAACGGAGAAGCATACTTTTTATTAAATAAGCTGTAAATTTTGCTTGCGTAATGCTGAAGttaataagctatttttttatagaatacaAATGGTGGCATCCTTACAACTTCTGATTTTCTCCAAACATAGGCAACAATAATCCAAACTGAACCCACTGAAAGTATGAGATTATACCTCAGACATTACAGCAACTTAATGTTCAACTCTGAATATATGAACAATTGGTGCGACATACTTAAAATAATGTGTGCATCAGTAGGCAATATATGGTTGGCAACTTGATGCTAATCACACATGAGGTTCTCTTTCACTCTGCTAACTACATACCTTAACTGCTTcctctttcttcctctttttcgACAGCAACTCCTCGGTCTGCCAAGCCTTCCACTGATGACTGACCCAAGGAGGAAGAGGCCATTCTGCAACGCTTTCACAGGTTAGACTCACGACTCATTCCCCATTCTACTCAATGCACTCAAAACTGATAGGCAACGAGGCAAGGGAAGGAGAGCCTCGTTCGCTTGCATCAGGGTACACATGTCGCCACAAGTTTGGGTTATTAGTCGGAACTAAATGCATTTGACAGAGCACACACCACTCATTTACTGCATAATTGTACAACAGCTCTTTTATACCTCCCCTCATGAGGATAACAACCTGCCGTTAGACTCATTAAATATCATAGCCATCATAATCATCAACTTCTAATTCATTATACCCTCGTTCAACGGTAGAGATGGGCAAGCAATGTACAGTGGCCTTTGGAGTGCAATTTTACTGAGCAGGTTAAACTGTTGTGAGTGAATCTGCATTGACCTTAGACTTGGGACGCCTGGATGTTGCTTACTTCTGTCCACACTGAACTGTACTGTACCACTGATCAAGCATTTTTGACTTCCTCCTGCACACATAATCTTGCAATACCATTCTTCTTCCATGCAAAGTGGAAGGACAGAATTTTCCCCCTTTCTCTCCACAATCTCCAGTGAGCTTTTGTGTCTTACTCCCTCACCACCATCAGGCACATTGATATCAATCATGAAAAGGAGGAGAATGATGACCAACAGGCCTTCTTCGACATTGACATCATGATACTAGATTTCTTGCTCAGTCCAGTAACACAATGTTCCCCATTTGTGGGAGAGCCTGAATGATAACACGGCAGGGCAAAATAGTGTTTCTCATCAAAATTAAAACCGCTGTGCTGGTTAGTACCATAAGCTCTATGGTTATTAAACAGGACAAAATGTTTGCAGGTTACCTACACAGGTGACTTGCTGTCAATTTGCACGAATTGGAAAATGATATAGCACatgaaataagttaaaaattttgtttgcattgaGGTGGTCTATACATGAATGGCATAACTCAgccagcacattataagtcatagAAGTAAGCTGGAAGGAGAAAATTGGGAAGGTGCTTATTGGTTCATAGCTTAGCCTTATCAGCAACATATGTGCTCTTATGACAAAGCTCTCCTGGTTTAACTTTGTCTGTTTTGCGAGCTGCCACCAGGGGTTATTCTGGGATGATGAGTGATATACCTTGTGTGTACAGGTTGTGGCCGCAAGCGTTCCGAGGGTGAGCTGATGCAGAGCGGACCTGATGAGACCCTGAGCACACTCCTGGAGCTCAACTCTGAGCCAGCAGTGGCTGAGCTGAGTCGACAGATCCTATCCGAGGCAAAGCTGTGGGAAGCTATTCAAGAGGCACGCGACGAGATGTCGAGGCAGCGACAACGGGTGAGCAGATCACAACGGctctaaataaaaacaattaaggCATGTTAGCAGTGTCATAATATGCATTATGCACTGGAATTAGCGGTCGATATTTATCACGATATCTTGGATTGCTTAGTGTACATAATCTTTCTTGGCAGACAAGCATCATATGGCATTGTTATGTCATTAAGGCATATTCCATATTGCCACATTCAGAATTCTATGAGAAAATTTATTGATAGAGAGGTATTTATATGCTGCTTTTTAGCATCAGATTAAAGTGAAAATCTAAGTTTTGAAAGCAAAATTACCATCTTGAAGACAATTCTTTCACTCCAACTGGAGGTAACATCACCATTAATTTGACATCTCGAGATAAAATAGCAAAGATATAGGCAATATGATTCTGTTTTATGTATCAGCATGCTGCATAAGCAATGTCACCTTCCCCACCTCCATTCATCCTGCAGAGAGGTAGTGTAAGCTCACAGCCTAAGGCAACACATGTCTTATGTTGCAACATGGACTATGCTTTATTTCCATAACAATTTTATATGATGCTTATCTACCAAGAAAGAATATGCATCCTCTCCAGTCAAAGACATGTTTGGAGAAATACCACCTCGGCTATTCTAGGGTTTCTATTACTCTTACCTTGTGCTCAAAGCATAAATGTCTGCTCCAAGCTTATGCTCATGGTCATTTGCTCACCTTTTATAAATGTGGCTCAtcaacaatatttaataatttttccaagtAAGAGTCAAAAATGACAATGCCAAAACTAAAGATACGAGAGTGTCATTTCTTcattctaaattaaaaattgcgAATTTCAGCTTCCAGCTTTCTTCATATCATTGCTCTAACTGTGCACTCACAGCATAGAACCATCACTAATGGAAATCATGCCCTCCTTTGCAGGTAATGGTGACTAAGAGACGGAGGCGCCGTGAAGcatcgtcgtcgtcgtcatcaGGCGAGGCAGTGCAAGAAGAGGGGCGCCAGGAGTGGGGGCCTCCCCCCATCCCCAAGGGAACGCTCCCATCAGCTGGAAACGGTGCCCTCCCCATTGTCtaaatatctataaatatgtATGCACCATGCATACACTCACtcacatatatacatatacatatatatatataaattatgcACAGACGTAAAACATATTTTGTCCCCATATCTGCACGTCCTCCCCTGTAGTGCCAACACAACAAATGTGAATCTTCAGAAGCAGTTACTCAGTTGGCAGGGTGGCTTCCCTCCATGCTCGCATCAAAACTTGTCAAATGTGGAGCTGAAGTTCCTTTTCCATGCACGGCAATAATGATGGCTTCCTTCATTGAGAAATTCTCAACCATTTCATTTCAACAATTGATTGCTTTGCTCATTCACCCGCAACAAAtgcatttttccaaaaacaaatcAGAAGCCTATTTAGGCCCATCGATGCCCACCAAGAGCCGCAGCTCATCACAACAATAGTGCCTGCTCCGCCTAGAAACAAAGTAACAACATGCTCCTGAGccaatatgcattcaaatgtgcAGCCATGAGAACACGTCACAAGAAAGAGCTGAGTGAAGCAATGGACATCATACCCAAAATGCTTCATCCCACTATCTAATGAAAGAACATAAAACACTCTTAGACtggtataaaatcaacataa encodes:
- the LOC124155484 gene encoding uncharacterized protein LOC124155484; amino-acid sequence: MMSRVTAWWLVALVALLSFTNTTAAPRHEEKRGGASISEDPGARAKRQLLGLPSLPLMTDPRRKRPFCNAFTGCGRKRSEGELMQSGPDETLSTLLELNSEPAVAELSRQILSEAKLWEAIQEARDEMSRQRQRVMVTKRRRRREASSSSSSGEAVQEEGRQEWGPPPIPKGTLPSAGNGALPIV